CTGTCGACATGTCGGCAGGTTATTTTCTGCCTTGCGACATTAAGTCGAAGGGCTACTGAGTAGTGAAAATCATGAACGACCCCCTCTATTGCTGCAAAAAATGATAATGAGAGTTGCACCAAGGAGAAATCCCACGTCATCGTCGCAAAATGCAACGATAAGAGCCAAGCTAAGGAGAAAGCCACCGTTATCGTCGCAAAATGCAACGATAAGAGCCATGCCAAAGAGAAAGCCACCGTCATCGTCGCAAAATGCAACGATAAGAGCCATGCCAAAGAGAAAGCCCCCGTTATCGTCGCAAAATGCAACGATGAGGGCCACGCCAAGGAGAAAGCCCCCGTCATCGTCGCAAAATGCAACGATAAGAGCCACCCCAAGGAGAAATCCCCCGTCATCGTCGCAAAATGCAACGATAAGAGCCACCCCAGGGAGAAAGCCCCCGTCATCGTCGCAAAACGCAACGATAAGAGCCATGCCAAAGAGAAAGTCCCCGTCATCGTCACAAAACGCAACGATAAGAGCCATCCCAAGGAGGACTTTCTTTTCTTTTTCACAAACATCCGCTCTTCGGGATAATCTCAGATTTTGATCCACCGATGCAACAATAACTTCGGTGAATAGCTGCTGGAAGCGACGTGGTCGGTGAACGGTGTACGATTTTTCAGGCAACGTGGGCTGGTAACGACTCGCTTGGTGGGTGGTGCACGATTTTTTTATGCAAGGTGGGCGGGTAATTCTAGCTTGGTTACTGAAGAGAAGGCGGCTTTGTGCTTGATTGGTAGGGATATGTTACTGCGAATTCAAACAAATGTAATGGGGTTACCCTAGTCGCACAAAAACAAAAACGCCGCACAAAAAATCCAGAGCATACAAAATCGAGAGCACGCCTTGACATGCTCTCGGCAACAGACTACAATTAATTACAATTGAAATTTGCCTTTAATTCTATGACAGGGAACAGTACTCCGGCCCCACGCCCCCAGAGAGGAAAGCCTTTTGGCTGCAAGCTTTCCGGCGATGATTGGACGAACGACACCCTCGAGAACCTGATGTGAAAGACACTGGCTCATTATTGATGACCTAGAGTCAATTAGCATTAAGGCGTAGCCGGGCGTTAACCGGATTAAGCGCAAGCTGTGTAACGACGTTTCTTGGAACGGATAGCACGGTTTGAATGACGGGTGGCACCGCGGGAGCATATAAAACACGCTCTCGTCCCTGACGATCTTAGGATCGTTATGGGACGAGAGCTTTTTTGACGATTCAGAAAGTATAAAATTCGTATACTTATCCTGAATCGTCTCCGACACAAACGTGATCGCCGTGAAAGGGACGGCATTAGCCGTTTATGCTTGTACGATCAGAAAGTATAAATTCCTATGTCTGTATACTCATCTGATCGCTCGATACAAACGTGTACCGCCGTTCAACGGACGGCGAAGCCGTTTACTTGTTTTCTGGAGAAGGAGTGATCGTAATGAATTTTCAAAAACCACCAGGTACGCAAGATATTTTGCCTGGGAATTCGGAGCTATGGCAGTACGTAGAGAATACCGCACGCGACGTCTGTCGGCGTTACGGTTTTAGCGAAATCCGCACTCCAATATTTGAAGCGACGGAGCTGTTCAAGCGCGGAGTAGGCGAAACTACAGATATTGTAGAGAAAGAAATGTACACTTTTGAAGACCGCGGCAAGAGAAGTATGACACTGCGACCAGAAGGTACAGCAGGTGTTGTTCGTTCCTATCTAGAGAATAAGCTTTTTGGAGAGCCTGACTTGTCTAAGCTTTATTATATCGGACCTATGTTCCGATACGAGAGGGCGCAGGCAGGGAGATATCGCCAGTTCCACCAATTTGGCATAGAGGCCATCGGTTCGGCAGATCCTGCTCTGGATGCAGAGGTTATCGCTCTCGGGTACACCTTCTATCGTGAGCTCGGGCTTACTGGAGTTACAGTAGACTTAAATTCTGTTGGTACGCCAGCTGTTAGAGCAGAGTTTCGTGAGAAGCTACTTTCTTTTCTAACGCCAATAAAAGATACCCTGTGTAAGGATTGTCAATCACGAATGGAACGAAATCCACTTCGGGTGCTTGATTGTAAAGTGGATCAAGACAAGTTCGCGGATGCTCCTTCAATCGTGGACAGCCTCGACGAGGAATGCCTAGCTCATTTCTTGCGGGTACGCGAATGCTTGGATGAGATGGAAATACCGTATAATCTCAATTCTAGATTAGTTCGTGGATTGGACTATTACACGCACACCGCTTTTGAATATAAAGCTCAAGGCATCGGTGCTATTGATACCATTGGCGGCGGTGGTCGATATAATGGGCTTGTATCTGAATTCGGTGGGGATAATCAGCCTGGTGTTGGGCTTGGCTTAGGCTTAGAAAGAACGCTGCTATTGTTAGAAAGCCAAAAAGTTAAAACTAATGTAAACAGTGGCATTGACGTTTATATCGTTGCTCTCGGGGAACGGGCGGAAAAGGCAATACCAGCTTTGCTGCAGCAGCTACGGAATGCGGGCTTATCTGCGGAACGAGATTATCTTGGCCGTAAGACAAAAGCGCAATTCAAAGCAGCTGAGCGCAATGGAGCTCGATTCGCGGCAGTGCTTGGAGATGACGAGCTGGAGCGCGGGGAAATTTCCTTAAGGGCAATGACGTCAGGAGAACAGCAGGCGGTTAAGCTGGGTAGTCTGGCTGAAGCGATAAAAACATTTACTTTCACAGATGAAAAGGGGAACAACAAATCATGATGCTCAAAAACATCGATTGCGGTAAGTTATCCAAGGAAAACGTAGGTCAAACGGTTATTTTGAACGGCTGGGTTCAAGGCTGGCGAGATTTCGGAGGTATTCTTTTTATAGATCTCCGTGACCGTACAGGTATTGTGCAAATCGTCTTCAACCCTGAATTCTCTGGTCAGGCATTGGATCTTGGAAGCCGTGCGCGTAATGAGTTCGTTCTAGCTGTAAAAGGTAAAATTGTTGAACGTGATCCAGCTACATTTAATCCAAACCTTGCAACCGGTGAAATTGAAGTTCAGGTTGTAGAAGTGGAAATCATTAATGCTGCGAAAACACCACCATTCCCGATTGAGGATGGAGTAGAAGTGGACGAGTCGCTTCGACTGAAATATCGCTACCTTGATTTGCGTCGTCCGGAAATGCAGAAGACGCTCCTGCTTCGCTCTAAAGCGACTAAAATTTTCCGTGACTTCTTAGATGATAATGGTTTTATTGATGTGGAAACACCGATTCTAACGAAGAGTACGCCGGAAGGCGCGCGTGATTATTTAGTGCCAAGCCGGGTTCACCCAGGTGAGTTTTTCGCATTGCCGCAATCTCCGCAATTGTTTAAGCAATTGCTAATGGTCGCTGGTATTGAGCGCTATTATCAAGTTGCTCGTTGTTTCCGTGACGAAGATCTTCGTGCTGACCGTCAACCAGAATTTACGCAAATCGATGTTGAAACCTCCTTCCTATCACAGGATCAGCTTCTTGGTATGATGGAGGAATTGATGTCCCGTTTGTTCCGTGAAACAATCGGCGCTGAAATCGCAACTCCTTTCCAACGCTTGACTTACCATGACGCTATCCATAAATATGGCTCCGACAAGCCAGATTTGCGGTTTGGCCTTGAAATTGAAGATGTTACGGATATCGTCAAGGAAAGCGAAGTTAAAGTATTCGCCTCTGTTGCAGCTTCAGGCGGTGTCGTAAAAGCATTAAATGCTAAAGGCTGTGCAGGCTGGAGTCGTAAGGAGCTAGATGAACTACAACCGTTCGCTGCTCGTTATGGTGGTAAAGGTATTGCGTGGATAACTGTTAAGGACGGCGAATGGAAAGGTCCGATCGTTAAATTCTTCAAGCCAGAAGAAATTGCAGCCTTAACTGAACGCTTAAACGTTGAGGATGGAGATTTGCTAACCTTCTCTGCAGACAAGCTGAAAACAGCTGCAGATGTCATGGGTAACCTTCGCTTGAAGGTAGGTAAAGAGCAGGGTCTCATCGACAACAAAGCATACAAATTCCTATGGGTAGTTGATTTCCCATTGCTTGGATGGGACGAAGAAGGCAAGCGTTTCGTAGCCGAGCATCATCCGTTCACTCGTCCAGTAGAAGAGGATGTTCCATTGTTCGATACCGATCCAGGTGCGATTCGTGCACAAGCTTACGATATCGTGCTTAACGGGTATGAAGTCGGTGGTGGCTCGATGCGGATCTACAAGCGTGAGGTTCAAGAAAAAATGTTCCAAGC
This portion of the Cohnella abietis genome encodes:
- the aspS gene encoding aspartate--tRNA ligase, giving the protein MMLKNIDCGKLSKENVGQTVILNGWVQGWRDFGGILFIDLRDRTGIVQIVFNPEFSGQALDLGSRARNEFVLAVKGKIVERDPATFNPNLATGEIEVQVVEVEIINAAKTPPFPIEDGVEVDESLRLKYRYLDLRRPEMQKTLLLRSKATKIFRDFLDDNGFIDVETPILTKSTPEGARDYLVPSRVHPGEFFALPQSPQLFKQLLMVAGIERYYQVARCFRDEDLRADRQPEFTQIDVETSFLSQDQLLGMMEELMSRLFRETIGAEIATPFQRLTYHDAIHKYGSDKPDLRFGLEIEDVTDIVKESEVKVFASVAASGGVVKALNAKGCAGWSRKELDELQPFAARYGGKGIAWITVKDGEWKGPIVKFFKPEEIAALTERLNVEDGDLLTFSADKLKTAADVMGNLRLKVGKEQGLIDNKAYKFLWVVDFPLLGWDEEGKRFVAEHHPFTRPVEEDVPLFDTDPGAIRAQAYDIVLNGYEVGGGSMRIYKREVQEKMFQALGFSAEEAQEKFGFFLDAFEYGTPPHGGIAFGLDRLIMLLAGRTNLRETIAFPKTASATDLLVDAPSTVTDRQLDDLHVRLSAKAIAAQTKNTAPAEGVAESGEPAAEIKG
- the hisS gene encoding histidine--tRNA ligase, which gives rise to MNFQKPPGTQDILPGNSELWQYVENTARDVCRRYGFSEIRTPIFEATELFKRGVGETTDIVEKEMYTFEDRGKRSMTLRPEGTAGVVRSYLENKLFGEPDLSKLYYIGPMFRYERAQAGRYRQFHQFGIEAIGSADPALDAEVIALGYTFYRELGLTGVTVDLNSVGTPAVRAEFREKLLSFLTPIKDTLCKDCQSRMERNPLRVLDCKVDQDKFADAPSIVDSLDEECLAHFLRVRECLDEMEIPYNLNSRLVRGLDYYTHTAFEYKAQGIGAIDTIGGGGRYNGLVSEFGGDNQPGVGLGLGLERTLLLLESQKVKTNVNSGIDVYIVALGERAEKAIPALLQQLRNAGLSAERDYLGRKTKAQFKAAERNGARFAAVLGDDELERGEISLRAMTSGEQQAVKLGSLAEAIKTFTFTDEKGNNKS